Proteins from a single region of Rana temporaria chromosome 5, aRanTem1.1, whole genome shotgun sequence:
- the LOC120939942 gene encoding putative nuclease HARBI1 isoform X2 encodes MEPFGCALFELKLIQRRRRTRQNVVQIEKRVFRSRTFLDQFSETQVIAKFRLSSPMIYSLYDEIHLALETRTRRSNAVPGLVRFLAVLHFLGKASYQHVSGEIVGISQPSFSRCLVDVLQALRQLAPKYIHMGKSREERDQIKRGFFDLAGMPNVIGAIDCTHVPLCPPSEQEHIYRNRKAYHSLNIQVICDSNLIIRDVVTGFPGSCHDAHILRQSGIYDTLDKDLENNGWLLGDAGYPCLPWLLTPINRPSSPAEAAYNVAHTKTRVVIERCFGVLKSRFRCMSLSGGFLQYSPSKVADMFLACSILHNIARHGGLQEELDTTVEDDMPTIPVENDQRGNTARSKLIANYFSG; translated from the exons ATGGAACCATTTGGATGTGCTCTATTTGAACTGAAACTGATCCAGAGGCGAAGAAGGACACGTCAGAATGTCGTTCAGATAGAGAAACGTGTATTTCGTTCACGTACCTTTTTGGATCAATTTTCTGAAACCCAGGTGATAGCCAAATTCAGATTATCCTCTCCCATGATATATTCCCTGTATGATGAAATACACTTGGCCCTAGAAACACGCACGCGGAGAAGTAATGCAGTACCAGGTCTTGTGCGTTTTTTGGCAGTACTTCATTTTCTAGGAAAGGCCTCATACCAACATGTCAGTGGTGAGATTGTTGGCATCTCACAACCCAGTTTTTCCCGCTGCTTGGTCGACGTCCTGCAAGCACTGCGACAACTTGCTCCAAAATACATTCATATGGGCAAGTCACGTGAAGAGCGGGATCAAATAAAACGTGGTTTTTTTGACCTAGCAGGAATGCCCAATGTCATTGGGgcaatagactgcacccatgtgccaTTATGTCCCCCATCAGAACAGGAGCACATCTACAGAAACCGTAAGGCTTACCATTCCCTCAACATCCAGGTGATCTGTGATTCGAACCTCATAATCCGTGATGTTGTCACCGGCTTTCCAGGATCCTGTCATGATGCCCATATATTGCGCCAATCGGGAATATATGATACTCTGGACAAGGACTTAGAAAATAATGGATGGCTGCTGG GAGATGCTGGTTACCCCTGTCTACCATGGCTCTTAACACCAATCAACAGGCCATCCTCTCCTGCAGAAGCAGCTTACAATGTTGCTCATACAAAAACAAGAGTGGTGATCGAAAGATGCTTTGGTGTCCTAAAGAGCCGTTTCCGATGCATGTCCTTGTCTGGTGGATTCCTACAGTATTCCCCCAGTAAGGTAGCTGATATGTTCCTAGCATGCAGCATTCTCCATAACATTGCAAGGCATGGTGGACTACAAGAGGAACTAGACACCACAGTGGAGGATGACATGCCCACAATTCCAGTGGAAAATGATCAAAGGGGAAACACAGCAAGAAGTAAACTGATTGCAAACTATTTTTCAG gttAA
- the LOC120939941 gene encoding uncharacterized protein LOC120939941, translating into MRPSLRSLFEQIVNSPIEQSEEHSSSNEENDNNGSVKSVGHVPGNLAAMVRTQKKNMTVDTKDKSQTSSKHKKPDSKAQTTPPGNINSLKKRNKRKNSEKERKKETPSPKDVGPSKFTETFGECIKIKTASDTSQKSTSESQQRHKSTKSTHEDYKQSKTYPKAKHQKQQPEFGKSNFHHQDKSECRVSKASKSHPEPRQPMESSQQSLFSTEVPKKISKPARSDVIMSSNPASPVLIDGDEFSTESESENPAVRPGKKILKEKKRIRNRKFTFHENLVLIENLVPHFHKLLGNRAAATESAWKNTIWKQIADAVTSVGVSPRSADNVRKRYQDIRLLLRRKISDENKSRKATGGGPEKKIVYHQYEELLRPYIDLDSIVGIKAGFDTSRHHENEQHNAAQHTYRQQKLSFMAKLTELLEAHLPSPGEQSHNARNLTSSNHSSFVCESIIENDAIDNFTIQDI; encoded by the exons ATGAGGCCGAGTCTAAGATCGCTGTTTGAGCAAATT GTTAATTCGCCCATCGAACAGTCAGAAGAACATTCAAGCTCCAatgag gaaaaTGACAATAATGGATCTGTCAAGTCAGTGGGTCATGTACCCGGAAATCTAGCTGCTATGGTG cgcacccaaaaaaaaaatatgacggtAGATACTAAAGATAAATCACAGACATCATCGAAGCATAAGAAACCTGATTCCAAGGCACAGACCACTCCTCCT GGGAATATTAACTCActtaaaaaacgaaataaaagaaaaaattcagaaaagGAACGCAAAAAGGAGACACCGTCACCCAAGGATGTGGGTCCATCCAAATTTACGGAAACATTTGGGGAATGTATTAAG ATCAAAACTGCGTCTGATACCTCACAAAAATCAACATCAGAATCACAACAAAGACACAAATCAACAAAATCGACGCATGAAGATTACAAGCAATCCAAAACATACCCAAAAGCTAAGCACCAAAAGCAGCAGCCTGAGTTTGGTAAGAGCAATTTCCACCATCAAGACAAATCTGAATGTAGAGTTAGTAAAGCAAGCAAGTCCCATCCAGAACCTAGACAACCCATGGAATCATCTCAGCAATCACTATTCTCTACTGAAGTGCCAAAAAAGATCTCCAAGCCAGCAAGGTCAGATGTCATCATGTCATCTAATCCTGCCTCGCCAGTGTTAATAGACGGAGATGAATTTTCGACAGAGAGTGAATCTGAGAATCCAGCAGTTCGTCCAGGCAAAAAAATCCTTAAGGAAAAAAAGCGAATCCGAAATCGAAAATTCACATTCCATGAAAACCTAGTCTTAATTGAGAAccttgttccacattttcacaagcTCCTTGGAAACAGAGCAGCTGCTACGGAGTCAGCATGGAAAAACACAATCTGGAAGCAAATTGCAGATGCAGTTACGAGTGTGGGTGTCTCTCCACGATCAGCAGATAACGTACGTAAGCGGTACCAGGACATTCGGCTTCTACTAAGGCGCAAGATTTCGGATGAAAACAAGAGCAG AAAAGCAACAGGGGGTGGCCCtgagaagaaaatagtttaccacCAGTATGAAGAGTTACTGCGTCCATACATAGATCTAGATTCCATTGTTGGCATCAAGGCTGGTTTTGATACCTCGAGGCACCATGAAAACG AGCAACATAATGCAGCTCAACACACCTATCGCCAGCAGAAGCTCTCCTTTATGGCCAAACTAACTGAACTCTTAGAAGCACATCTGCCATCTCCTGGTGAGCAATCTCATAATGCTCGGAATCTaaccagcagcaaccacagcagtTTTGTTTGTGAAAGTATTATCGAAAATGATGCTATTGATAATTTTACTATTCAGGATATTTAA
- the LOC120939942 gene encoding putative nuclease HARBI1 isoform X1, which yields MEPFGCALFELKLIQRRRRTRQNVVQIEKRVFRSRTFLDQFSETQVIAKFRLSSPMIYSLYDEIHLALETRTRRSNAVPGLVRFLAVLHFLGKASYQHVSGEIVGISQPSFSRCLVDVLQALRQLAPKYIHMGKSREERDQIKRGFFDLAGMPNVIGAIDCTHVPLCPPSEQEHIYRNRKAYHSLNIQVICDSNLIIRDVVTGFPGSCHDAHILRQSGIYDTLDKDLENNGWLLGDAGYPCLPWLLTPINRPSSPAEAAYNVAHTKTRVVIERCFGVLKSRFRCMSLSGGFLQYSPSKVADMFLACSILHNIARHGGLQEELDTTVEDDMPTIPVENDQRGNTARSKLIANYFSGNKPP from the exons ATGGAACCATTTGGATGTGCTCTATTTGAACTGAAACTGATCCAGAGGCGAAGAAGGACACGTCAGAATGTCGTTCAGATAGAGAAACGTGTATTTCGTTCACGTACCTTTTTGGATCAATTTTCTGAAACCCAGGTGATAGCCAAATTCAGATTATCCTCTCCCATGATATATTCCCTGTATGATGAAATACACTTGGCCCTAGAAACACGCACGCGGAGAAGTAATGCAGTACCAGGTCTTGTGCGTTTTTTGGCAGTACTTCATTTTCTAGGAAAGGCCTCATACCAACATGTCAGTGGTGAGATTGTTGGCATCTCACAACCCAGTTTTTCCCGCTGCTTGGTCGACGTCCTGCAAGCACTGCGACAACTTGCTCCAAAATACATTCATATGGGCAAGTCACGTGAAGAGCGGGATCAAATAAAACGTGGTTTTTTTGACCTAGCAGGAATGCCCAATGTCATTGGGgcaatagactgcacccatgtgccaTTATGTCCCCCATCAGAACAGGAGCACATCTACAGAAACCGTAAGGCTTACCATTCCCTCAACATCCAGGTGATCTGTGATTCGAACCTCATAATCCGTGATGTTGTCACCGGCTTTCCAGGATCCTGTCATGATGCCCATATATTGCGCCAATCGGGAATATATGATACTCTGGACAAGGACTTAGAAAATAATGGATGGCTGCTGG GAGATGCTGGTTACCCCTGTCTACCATGGCTCTTAACACCAATCAACAGGCCATCCTCTCCTGCAGAAGCAGCTTACAATGTTGCTCATACAAAAACAAGAGTGGTGATCGAAAGATGCTTTGGTGTCCTAAAGAGCCGTTTCCGATGCATGTCCTTGTCTGGTGGATTCCTACAGTATTCCCCCAGTAAGGTAGCTGATATGTTCCTAGCATGCAGCATTCTCCATAACATTGCAAGGCATGGTGGACTACAAGAGGAACTAGACACCACAGTGGAGGATGACATGCCCACAATTCCAGTGGAAAATGATCAAAGGGGAAACACAGCAAGAAGTAAACTGATTGCAAACTATTTTTCAGGTAATAAACCACCGTAA